In one window of Armatimonadota bacterium DNA:
- a CDS encoding carbon-nitrogen hydrolase family protein, with protein sequence MKTPIKVAVCQLDTRMGATRDNVALALRIAERAVAAGAGYLLFHENMVHEYPPNAADAAEPVRGAVTDRFAAFCSDHRVRLGFGMTMRAAPRPFNAAIFINARGKIAATYAKRSLVTRAAYETYMARLEGRPIDMTGHERLLEDEVFQPGTADLVFDWDGIRAGVLICADTGRDDYWATLAARRAAVLFCPFNNPGLRLYHPRIFDQIKALGGYFVGANRAGSYPMGLPGRGQSFVADPMGNVIADCGGGVNTFAVADLSLDADGRP encoded by the coding sequence ATGAAGACACCGATCAAGGTCGCCGTCTGCCAACTCGACACGCGCATGGGCGCGACACGCGACAACGTCGCGCTGGCACTACGCATAGCCGAGCGGGCAGTCGCAGCGGGTGCTGGCTACTTGCTTTTTCACGAGAACATGGTGCACGAATACCCGCCCAATGCTGCCGATGCGGCGGAGCCCGTGCGCGGCGCGGTCACCGACCGCTTCGCGGCGTTCTGCTCGGACCACCGCGTCCGTCTCGGCTTCGGCATGACGATGCGCGCCGCGCCGCGACCATTCAACGCCGCGATCTTCATCAACGCGCGCGGCAAGATCGCGGCGACGTACGCGAAGCGCAGCCTAGTCACCCGCGCCGCATATGAAACCTACATGGCCCGGCTTGAGGGCCGGCCGATCGATATGACGGGGCACGAACGGCTGCTCGAAGATGAAGTGTTCCAACCGGGCACAGCGGATCTCGTCTTCGATTGGGACGGCATCCGCGCCGGAGTTCTCATCTGCGCCGACACCGGACGCGACGACTACTGGGCCACGCTTGCGGCGCGCCGGGCGGCCGTTCTGTTCTGCCCCTTCAACAACCCGGGCCTGCGTCTCTACCATCCCAGGATCTTCGACCAAATCAAGGCGCTCGGCGGGTACTTCGTGGGGGCCAATCGCGCTGGCTCGTACCCGATGGGATTGCCCGGGCGGGGACAGAGCTTTGTCGCGGATCCGATGGGCAACGTCATCGCCGATTGCGGCGGCGGGGTCAACACCTTTGCGGTAGCCGACCTCTCGCTTGACGCCGACGGGAGGCCATGA